A stretch of the Comamonas testosteroni TK102 genome encodes the following:
- a CDS encoding multidrug effflux MFS transporter, with translation MQSPASSSRKAPLWLLAMVTIAGTMAMHMFIPALPDAARHFGASSAQMQQTITVYILGLALGQLIYGPLSDALGRRPMLLIGLCLYTVASLAAFLAPSANMLIGARLMQALGGCAGLALGRAIARDTATPETAVGSLALLNLMMMIGPGIAPSIGSGLDALFGWRVIFAVLALMGALTTLGVWRLLPETGRPSGQLNWRTVRNDYRTLLGSPQFLGFAIGGGSATTSMYAFIAAAPFIFIEQLHTSKAQLGIYLGVLMAGMAAGNALARQLIRRWPLERLILGGNLLSLGCAAALVALTLLQQINVPVVVGLMLLFTLGSGLTSPAALTKALGVHSDLTGSAAGVYGFSQMAVGGLCTLGASLGSSPALSAFAVLLIACAVGQLGFRYALRLNRAAAH, from the coding sequence ATGCAAAGTCCTGCCTCCTCCTCACGCAAAGCGCCGCTCTGGCTGCTGGCCATGGTCACCATTGCCGGCACCATGGCCATGCATATGTTCATCCCGGCTCTGCCTGATGCTGCGCGCCACTTTGGCGCCAGCAGCGCGCAGATGCAACAGACCATCACGGTCTACATCCTCGGGCTGGCGCTGGGCCAGCTGATCTACGGCCCCCTGTCCGATGCTCTGGGCCGCCGCCCCATGCTGCTGATCGGCCTGTGTCTTTACACCGTCGCCAGTCTTGCAGCCTTTCTGGCGCCCAGCGCGAATATGCTGATCGGCGCACGCCTGATGCAGGCACTGGGCGGCTGTGCCGGCCTGGCACTGGGCCGCGCCATTGCGCGCGACACCGCAACACCCGAGACCGCCGTAGGCAGCCTGGCCCTGCTCAATCTCATGATGATGATCGGCCCGGGCATCGCCCCTTCCATAGGTTCGGGGCTGGACGCCCTCTTCGGCTGGCGCGTGATTTTTGCGGTGCTGGCGCTGATGGGGGCGCTGACGACCCTCGGGGTCTGGCGCCTGCTGCCCGAAACCGGTCGCCCCAGCGGCCAGCTGAACTGGCGCACCGTGCGCAATGACTATCGCACCTTGCTGGGCTCGCCCCAGTTCCTGGGCTTTGCCATAGGCGGGGGCAGCGCCACCACATCCATGTATGCCTTTATTGCGGCAGCGCCTTTCATCTTCATCGAACAGCTACACACCAGCAAGGCCCAACTCGGCATCTACCTGGGGGTGTTGATGGCCGGCATGGCTGCGGGCAATGCCCTGGCGCGCCAGCTCATCCGGCGCTGGCCGCTGGAGCGGCTGATACTGGGCGGCAATTTGCTGAGCCTGGGCTGCGCCGCAGCGCTGGTAGCCCTGACCCTGCTGCAGCAGATCAACGTGCCTGTGGTCGTTGGCCTGATGCTGCTGTTCACCTTGGGCTCGGGCCTGACCAGCCCCGCTGCGCTGACCAAGGCTCTGGGCGTGCATAGCGATCTGACAGGCTCGGCCGCCGGGGTCTACGGCTTTTCCCAGATGGCCGTGGGCGGTCTGTGCACGCTGGGAGCCAGCCTGGGCAGCAGCCCTGCGCTATCGGCCTTTGCCGTGCTGCTGATTGCCTGCGCTGTGGGGCAGTTGGGCTTCAGGTATGCGCTGCGCCTGAATCGGGCCGCTGCACATTGA